One genomic segment of Thunnus albacares chromosome 18, fThuAlb1.1, whole genome shotgun sequence includes these proteins:
- the rab11fip1b gene encoding trichohyalin: MSLAEQQWCPTSVQVTVLQARGLRIKGKSGTNDAYAVMQVGKEKYQTSVVEKSVAPVWKEEAAFDLPPLHQGGGGERSTLRVNVLHRALVGPDKLLGQAVINLLPLSEDKTRNKTEWFKLLDKTGKADKDRGEVLVDIQFMRNNMTASMFDLSAAGKSRSRLGKFKDKVRGKKKESDTASTIVPSFTQVLTDSEGEGDGDGEVAAGKDEKKKKLKMKSLFSPKSNLQKNMSQSMSVLPAKNSSLSGSQSSGLNVDSSEGKKKFKFMIHKRSGSSDSKDSTAGQQKHGSAEQSNLCINGSHVYCEEPQPRTARIGSNFSLASSGHGSMEDVPESSPPSVDSLRAVRQYSPWTEEEEEEAEVENKREDMEEMRMKEKTEEMVRRRELERLAEEKRRIEEEERKQIEEKRRREEEERIRREEERAEEEERVRREEEERERLAEEKRRLEEQERRRVEEEEKLQREEEERIRMEEERALEERRRKEKEEERLRRQEEEHERLAEEKRRREEEERKRIEEEKARKEEEDRIRMEEERAQEERRRKEKEEEEERVKRQEEERERLAEEKRRREEEERKRIEEEKARKEEEDRIRMEEERVQEERRRKEKEKEEERVKRQEEERERLAEEKRREEEEERKRIEEEKARKEEEDRIRMEEERAQEERRRKEKEEEEERVKRQEEERERLAEEKRRQEEEEDRKRIEEEKSRKEEEERIRMEEERAQEERRRKENEEEEERVKRQEEERERLAEEKRRQEEEERRIEEEKARLEEEERIRREEERAQEEKRRQEEMARKEKEELERLAEEKRKLDEEERKRIEEEDRLRREEQERIRMEEEERQRRQEEEERARKEKEERERLAEERRLEEEGKRRIEEEEKTKREEEERIRMQEKAGKERKEKEAQELEKRGLTGDAEEQEKKENQTKDGQSKSPEEVTSTNPFEENFSNNPFDESSDSAAAASSVQQRCQSPEPSAGSTAISADEKAVIRTQREKRQAPQPPGRNQAERRSQSELDASTQHLAQINRPSKEKDVKTASVLPQRLLQLNALLSRSSKDTKNNQSLTQSSTTKETTTTAAKHTKRPAPSRPRSAEEEPFPEQKTSHGRVSEAKQVPVVYGLNPFDDDEDENELTAQDDITASSNTGSILWPPAVSQTHDKDDVSQTKIKSSKIARAPPPPAKTATTSSTLNKQNTDGVRVTDDTHVTAPDNSATQACDPEPKAIHPVPVQESPLQEPVTVLRAGEETGGKKEGPVATPRRLQPVKPLNPMEQQSVSAAQVEKDNKSPEILRDVQENTKVSDTKVKGPYSQLTQAELISLVLKQENQLVERDSKISELEHYIDNLLVRVMEEKPSILMSLNSLKKTV; encoded by the exons ATGGTTTAAGCTGCTGGACAAGACGGGCAAGGCGgacaaagacagaggagaggtgCTTGTGGACATCCAGTTCATGAGAAACAACATGACCGCCAGCATGTTTGACCTCTCTGCTGCTGGCAAATCCCGATCACGCCTGGGCAAGTTCAAGGACAAAGTTCGTGGCAAGAAAAAGGAATCGGATACTGCGTCTACCATAGTGCCATCCTTTACCCAGGTTCTGACAGACAGCGAGGGGGAGGGAGACGGGGATGGCGAGGTAGCTGCAGGAAAGgacgagaagaagaagaaacttaaGATGAAGTCTTTGTTTTCTCCCAAGTCTAACCTGCAGAAGAACATGTCGCAGTCTATGTCTGTTCTGCCTGCAAAGAACTCCTCGCTGAGCGGCAGCCAGTCCTCTGGTCTGAATGTGGACTCCTCTGAAG GTAAAAAGAAGTTCAAGTTCATGATACATAAACGCTCCGGCAGCTCAGACAGCAAAGATTCCACAGCTGGTCAACAGAAACACGGCTCAGCGGAGCAAAGTAACTTGTGCATCAATGGCAGTCACGTATACTGTGAAGAGCCACAGCCTCGGACCGCTCGCATCGGCTCAAACTTCAGTCTGGCCAGTTCAGGCCACGGATCCATGGAAGATGTCCCTGAAAGCTCTCCCCCGTCTGTCGATTCACTCAGAGCTGTGAGGCAGTATTCACCCTGgacggaggaggaagaggaggaagctgaagtagaaaacaagagagaggatatGGAAGAAATGAGgatgaaagaaaagacagaggagatggTTAGGAGACGAGAGCTGGAGAGGTTGGctgaggagaagaggagaatagaggaagaagaaagaaagcagattGAAGAGAAACGTagaagggaggaagaggaaagaattaggagggaggaggagagagctgaggaagaggagagggttaggagagaggaagaagaacgTGAGAGATTagcagaggaaaagaggagactTGAGGAGCAAGAAAGGAGGCGggttgaagaagaagaaaaacttcAAAGGGAGGAAGAAGAACGGATTAGGATGGAGGAGGAAAGGGCTctggaagagaggaggaggaaagaaaaggaggaggagaggttgaGAAGACAAGAGGAAGAGCATGAAAGATTagcagaggaaaagaggagacgggaggaagaagaaagaaaaaggattGAAGAAGAGAAAGCtagaaaggaagaagaggacaggattaggatggaggaggaaagggctcaggaggagaggaggaggaaagaaaaggaggaggaggaggagagggtcaaaagacaagaagaagagcGTGAAAGATTagcagaggaaaagaggagacgggaggaagaagaaagaaaaaggattGAAGAAGAGAAAGCtagaaaggaagaagaggacaggattaggatggaggaggaaagggttcaggaggagaggaggaggaaagaaaaagagaaggaggaggagagggtcaaaagacaagaagaagagcGTGAAAGATTAGCAGAGGAAAAGAGacgggaagaagaagaagaaagaaaaaggatcGAAGAAGAGAAAGCtagaaaggaagaagaggacaggattaggatggaggaggaaagggctcaggaagagaggaggaggaaagaaaaagaggaggaggaggagagggtgaaaAGACAAGAGGAAGAGCGTGAAAGATTagcagaggaaaagaggagacaagaggaagaagaagacagaaaaaggatTGAGGAAGAGAAATCtagaaaggaagaagaggaacGGATTAGGATGGAGGAGGAAAGGGctcaggaagagaggaggaggaaagaaaacgaggaggaggaggagagggtgaaaAGACAAGAGGAAGAGCGTGAAAGATTagcagaggaaaagaggagacaagaggaagaagaaagaaggatTGAAGAGGAGAAAGCCAgactggaggaagaggagaggatcaggagggaggaggaaagggctcaggaagaaaaaaggagacaagag gagatggctaggaaggaaaaggaagagtTAGAGAGATTggcagaggaaaagaggaaactagatgaggaagaaaggaaaaggatTGAGGAAGAGGACAGACTTAGAAGGGAAGAGCAGGAGAGAATtaggatggaggaggaagagaggcagaggagacaagaggaagaagagagggcgaggaaggaaaaggaagaaagggagagatTAGCAGAGGAGCGGAGACTAGAggaagagggaaagaggaggattgaggaagaggagaaaactaaaagagaggaagaggagaggattAGGATGCAGGAAAAAGCgggaaaagagaggaaggaaaaggaggCTCAGGAGCTGGAGAAAAGGGGGTTAACAGGAGACGCAGAAgaacaggagaagaaagaaaatcaaacaaaagatggacagagCAAAAGTCCTGAAGAAGTTACATCTACTAATCCATTTGAAGAAAACTTTTCAAATAATCCCTTTGATGAGAGTTCAGACTCAGCTGCTGCAGCGTCGAGTGTCCAGCAAAG ATGTCAATCTCCTGAGCCATCAGCGGGAAGCACAGCCATTTCCGCGGATGAAAAGGCCGTTATTAGGACTCAACGGGAGAAGCGACAAGCTCCTCAGCCTCCAGGAAGAAATCAAGCTGAGAGACGCAGTCAGAGTGAGCTAGATGCATCTACACAACATCTGGCACAAATTAACAGGCCAAGTAAAGAAAAAGATGTCAAAACTGCTAGTGTTCTCCCACAGCGCTTGCTGCAGCTGAACGCTCTTCTGAGTAGGTCTTCCAAAGATACAAAGAACAACCAGAGCTTGACGCAAAGTAGCACCaccaaagaaacaacaacaacagcagccaaACACACTAAACGACCTGCGCCGTCTAGACCTCGCTCTGCGGAAGAGGAGCCGTTCCCTGAACAGAAAACATCTCATGGACGTGTCTCGGAGGCAAAACAAGTCCCTGTTGTTTACGGTTTAAATCCATTTGACGACgatgaagatgaaaatgagctcACAGCCCAAGATGATATAACAGCCTCTAGTAACACTGGCTCAATACTCTGGCCTCCAGCTGTGTCACAAACTCATGATAAAGATGACGTCTcgcaaacaaaaatcaaatcgTCAAAGATAGCCCGTGCACCCCCGCCTCCTGCAAAGACAGCCACCACATCAAGcactttaaacaaacaaaacactgacgGAGTCCGTGTTACAGATGATACACATGTGACTGCTCCTGATAACAGTGCAACACAAGCATGTGATCCAGAGCCAAAAGCCATACACCCTGTGCCTGTCCAGGAGAGTCCGCTACAAGAACCTGTGACAGTGCTGCGTGCTGGAGAGGAGACAGGTGGGAAGAAGGAAGGGCCTGTTGCAACTCCACGCAG GCTTCAACCTGTAAAACCCCTTAATCCTATGGAACAGCAGTCTGTCTCAGCCGCTCAGGTGGAAAAAGATAACAAATCCCCAGAAATCCTTCGTGACGTTCAGGAGAACACAAAG GTCAGTGACACCAAGGTGAAGGGGCCATACTCCCAGCTGACTCAGGCAGAGCTCATCTCTCTGGTGCTGAAACAGGAGAACCAGCTGGTGGAGAGGGACAGTAAGATATCAGAGCTGGAGCACTACATTGACAACTTACTTGTGCGTGTCATGGAGGAGAAACCAAGTATTCTGATGTCCTTGAACTCTCTGAAGAAAACGGTGTAG
- the LOC122968879 gene encoding prolactin-releasing peptide receptor-like: MEGNHSGLSGSTQPSVAGEQTDGHIYEVAVQNSSTNRSSQFADVALLQTFKPLIIPCYVLVVVVGVFGNYLLLYVICRTRKMHNVTNFFIGNLAFSDMLMCVTCVPFTLAYAFNPHGWVFGCSMCYLVFLIQPVTVYVSVFTLTAIAVDRYYATVHPLKKRTSVATCASVLTGIWLLSCGLVAPAVIHTYHVEFKEEGFTICEEFWLGQETERRAYAYSTLLITYVLPLSAVFVSYLCITVKLKKCVAPGNRTQGQTGAQQARKRKIFRLVALLVSAFAVCWLPIHVFNVLRDIDIHIINKRYFLLIQLLCHLCAMSSSCCNPFLYAWLHDRFRTELRKMFKCNRRIGVPANHCAASVVL, from the exons ATGGAGGGTAATCACAGTGGCTTGTCTGGAAGCACACAGCCATCTGTGGCTGGagaacagacagatggacacatTTACGAGGTTGCCGTGCAGAACAGCTCCACCAACCGCAGCTCCCAGTTTGCAGATGTGGCACTGCTGCAGACGTTCAAGCCTCTCATCATCCCCTGTTACGTGCTGGTGGTAGTGGTGGGCGTCTTTGGGAACTACCTGCTCCTCTACGTCATCTGCCGTACCCGCAAGATGCACAATGTCACCAACTTCTTCATAGGAAACTTGGCCTTCTCTGACATGCTTATGTGCGTGACGTGTGTCCCCTTCACTCTCGCCTACGCCTTCAACCCTCACGGTTGGGTTTTTGGCTGCTCAATGTGTTATCTGGTGTTTCTCATCCAACCTGTCACAGTCTATGTTTCAGTCTTCACGCTCACAGCTATTGCTGTTGACAG ATATTATGCGACAGTGCACCCCCTGAAGAAACGTACATCTGTGGCTACCTGCGCCTCTGTCCTCACTGGAATCTGGCTGCTGTCTTGTGGGCTGGTAGCTCCTGCAGTGATCCACACCTATCATGTAGAGTTCAAAGAGGAAGGCTTCACCATCTGTGAGGAGTTCTGGTTGGgtcaagagacagagagacgtGCTTATGCGTACAGCACCCTGCTGATCACATATGTTCTGCCATTGTctgctgtctttgtctcttaTCTCTGCATCACTGTCAAGCTGAAGAAATGTGTCGCTCCAGGCAACAGGACACAAGGTCAGACGGGTGCTCAGCAAGCTCGTAAGAGAAAGATCTTTCGCTTGGTTGCACTTTTGGTGTCAGCCTTTGCAGTGTGCTGGCTTCCTATTCATGTATTCAATGTGCTGCGAGACATTGACATTCACATCATCAACAAGCGCTACTTTTTGCTTATCCAGCTGCTGTGCCACCTGTGTGCCATGAGCTCGTCTTGTTGTAACCCCTTCCTGTATGCATGGCTACATGACCGCTTCCGCACCGAGTTGAGGAAGATGTTCAAGTGCAATCGTCGCATTGGAGTGCCTGCCAATCACTGTGCTGCCAGTGTGGTCCTGTGA
- the brf2 gene encoding transcription factor IIIB 50 kDa subunit, translating to MSSAGLRCPGCGSSNIVDDDLYSQAQLVCVDCGSVVSEGALANDPVGGSVVSYSRTTAVTKKPCMNLIKGLQHLKALCRTLRVHDEILDLSQTFYNRAYQHETFIRVSLQKKEILAGCCVLVSCRLLNWPITMGTISCLLDADPMVVGAIYQEMVKILNIEAPIVNVTDVMEAHSQEYKISSLHVPEEFAENSKDLTKRAVALVELAADSWIVTGRKPIPIMMASVFLAWQSLNPNKQRLKFSLEKFCQLAKVNKNKSALKRITEIKEVLCKLGKEIPWVREAVTPDNVVRQVEDILMNRYALLRRALRTHEVTLLAECQAGCEDSQISELVDQSLKTSSVKECEPNAERAEHPGDGDGNPCTMSGPHSDTGTQESQDPAQNWGKRVLFAPPCVIHAKKRRVEQPELRDVTGYEEISDSEIDSYIRTPQEARDFALTQKMLYLSENEKS from the exons ATGTCTAGCGCGGGGTTGAGGTGCCCGGGCTGCGGCTCGTCAAACATCGTCGATGATGATTTGTACTCTCAGGCGCAGCTGGTGTGTGTGGACTGCGGCTCGGTGGTGTCTGAAGGAGCGCTGGCCAATGACCCGGTCGGAGGCTCAG TCGTCAGCTACAGCCGAACAACAGCTGTGACCAAGAAGCCGTGTATGAACCTGATAAAAG GTCTGCAGCATCTGAAAGCCCTATGCCGGACTCTCAGGGTCCACGATGAAATCTTGGATCTCTCACAGACCTTTTATAACCGGGCCTATCAGCATGAAACTTTCATCAGAGTGAGCCTCCAGAAGAAAGAAATCCTTGCTGGTTGCTGTGTGCTTGTAAGCTGCAGACTGCTCAATTGGCCCATTACCATGGGAACCATCAGCTGCCTGCTGGATGCCGACCCAATGGTGGTGGGTGCCATCTATCAAGAGATGGTCAAGATCCTTAACATTGAGGCTCCTATCGTCAACGTCACAGATGTAATGGAGGCCCACAGTCAGGA atACAAAATTAGCTCGCTTCACGTTCCTGAAGAATTTGCTGAGAACTCCAAGGACCTGACCAAACGTGCCGTGGCCCTGGTGGAGCTAGCAGCAGATTCCTGGATCGTGACCGGCCGTAAGCCCATCCCCATTATGATGGCGTCAGTCTTTTTAGCTTGGCAGTCCTTGAATCCCAACAAGCAACGTCTCAAATTCTCTCTGGAGAAATTCTGTCAGTTAGCCAAAGTGAATAAGAACAAGTCTGCTTTGAAGAGAATAACTGAGATAAAGGAGGTACTGTGTAAGCTGGGTAAGGAGATCCCCTGGGTCAGGGAAGCGGTGACGCCAGATAATGTTGTTCGACAGGTGGAGGACATTCTGATGAACAGGTATGCACTGCTACGGAGGGCTCTGAGAACCCATGAGGTTACTCTGCTGGCAGAGTGTCAGGCCGGCTGTGAGGACTCCCAAATCTCTGAGCTTGTAGATCAGTCTCTGAAAACGTCCTCTGTGAAAGAATGTGAACCGAATGCTGAAAGGGCTGAGCATCCAGGAGATGGAGATGGTAATCCATGCACAATGTCTGGGCCGCACAGTGACACAGGCACTCAGGAGAGCCAAGATCCAGCACAAAACTGGGGGAAGAGAGTGTTGTTTGCTCCCCCATGTGTGATTCATGCTAAGAAAAGGAGAGTGGAGCAGCCAGAGCTCAGGGATGTAACTGGTTATGAGGAAATCTCTGACAGTGAAATTGACTCTTACATTCGCACTCCTCAGGAAGCCCGAGACTTTGCTCTGACACAGAAGATGTTGTACTTGTCTGAGAATGAGAAATCATAA